DNA sequence from the Candidatus Krumholzibacteriia bacterium genome:
ACGAGTTGAGCATGCTGCTCGAGGACAACGTGTGCGACGCCACAGTGTTCACGGAGACGTTCGGGGTCAAGCTGGACACGTACGTCGACAAGATTCCGTCGCTGTGCCCGAAGCAGGAACTGGCGGCCTGACTCCGAAGGTGACGAGGGCCGTCATGTCTCTTCGCGGCGGACGCCTTCAGAGTGTGGTCCAGTCATATCGCTTCGCTTGCTCAGACAGTCCTCGCGCGACAAAACTCCATCTGGTAGTCGCGCTGCGGAACTCGCCGCGAAGCGATATGACTGTCCCCGGCATCTGCAGAGGCGCGCCTAGCGCATCGCCTGATCGGCCTCTTCCTTCGCCTTCTTGAACTTCTCCACCTGTTCCTTGAAGTACGGATCGTCGGGATCGCTCGCCAGCGCCTCGCGGCCGATCTTGATGGCGTCGTCGTACTCGCCGCGCGCGTAGTACACCTCGGCCAGCGTGTCGAGGATGCCCGGGTCGCGCTCGGAGAGTTCCACCGCCTTGAGCGCCACCGGCAGCGCCTGGTCGAGTCCGATCTTGCGCTGCGCACAGAACCACGCAAACCCGTTGAGCGCGCCCGCGTCGTCCTGGTGCGGTTCCGTGATCTTCCAGTACGTGGCCACCGCGGCATCCGCGTTGCCCAGCTTGAACTCCGTGCCCGCCAGGCGGCGCATGCTGTCGTTGTAGTACTCGGAGTTCGGGAAATCGGCCACCACGCGCGAGTAGTACGTCCTGGCGTCCTTGTAGTTCTTTACGCCGTAGCAGGCCTCGCCCATGGAGTAATAGATCTCATCCTGGCGCTTGCGTTCGTCGTTGGGATCCAGCGTGAGTGCCTTCTCGAACATCGGCATCGCCATCTTGTCGCGGCCCGCGTCGGCATGGACGATGCCCGTGTTGACCAGCAGGTCGAAGTCGTTTGGGTTCTTCGTGAGCTGTGCCTCCAGCATCTCCAGCTGGCTCTTGCCGGCGGCGTAGCCGCCGATCACCTCGACGAACTCGTCCGTGGGCAGGTAGCCGATGTAGCGGCCCACTTCCTTGCCGTCCGGGCCCAGCACCAGCAGCGTGGGATAGGCACGCACGCGAAACTCATTCGCCACCGGTTTCCAGGGGTCCTTCTCGGCGTCGAACTTGGCCGCGATCATCGAGTTCAACAGTTTCTCGGCCGACGCCTGCGGATAGACTTCCTTGTCGAGCCGCTTGCAGGGCCCGCACCACGTGGCGTAGAAATCGATGAAGACGAATTTGTTTTCCTGTTTGGCGCGCTCGAGCATCTGCGCGTAGGGCTCGTTGCTCCAGCGGACTTCGGCGCCGGCGGTGCTCGCCACGACGCACAGGGCAGCGACGGCAAGGGCAATGCGGGTGGGTCTCACGGTGGCCTCCTTGGAATAGGTCGGGCGAGGACGGATTATACACCGTGGCGGGCGATCAGTCTCCCCGCTCGTCGGGCGGCACCTGGCCCTGGTTGTGGTGGTATGCGGGTGCGTCGATTTCCTGGATGCGACGCTGGTACTCCTGGTTGGTGATGTCGGAGGCCCAGTAGCCGGATAGTCGCGCCACCTGGATGCCCCCGTAGAAGAGCAGGACCACCAGTGCCGCGAACAGCGCCGGCCGCACCGCCCGCCGCCAGGGCCCCCGCGTCTCCACCTGCAGGGCTACCGGCACCGGACAGGCCGCCACGCAGGAGAGACAGGCGGTGCACTCGTCGGAGCGCACGCGGCGCGCGCGGTCCACGCCGATGCCCGCGGGACAGGCACGCGCGCACAGTCCGCAGTCGATGCAACGCGACGCGGTGCGCGTGATCTTCAGCGGCGAGACCAGCGAAAACAGCCCGAGCAGCGCGCCGTAGGGACACAGGAAGCGGCACCAGAAGAACGGAATCACCACCGAAAGCGCCACCAGCACCGCCATCACCTTGAGCGCGAACGCGGAGATGTTGGCAAAGAA
Encoded proteins:
- a CDS encoding thioredoxin domain-containing protein, which gives rise to MRPTRIALAVAALCVVASTAGAEVRWSNEPYAQMLERAKQENKFVFIDFYATWCGPCKRLDKEVYPQASAEKLLNSMIAAKFDAEKDPWKPVANEFRVRAYPTLLVLGPDGKEVGRYIGYLPTDEFVEVIGGYAAGKSQLEMLEAQLTKNPNDFDLLVNTGIVHADAGRDKMAMPMFEKALTLDPNDERKRQDEIYYSMGEACYGVKNYKDARTYYSRVVADFPNSEYYNDSMRRLAGTEFKLGNADAAVATYWKITEPHQDDAGALNGFAWFCAQRKIGLDQALPVALKAVELSERDPGILDTLAEVYYARGEYDDAIKIGREALASDPDDPYFKEQVEKFKKAKEEADQAMR